In Deltaproteobacteria bacterium, the sequence CTTTTTCCAGTCCATAGGGCTGGGCTGGGATATCGATATCAGCAAACTCTAATCTCAATTTGGAGTCCAGGAAGTGACTTTCAGGGAAATCTGGAGAGGAATAATGACCCCTGCAGACAGGGTGCTTGTAATTATTCTCCTGGTCCTTAGTCTGCTAAGTTATGCCATAATCGTTTCACTTTTCCCGGCAGATATTCCAAAGACGGCAGTTATAGAAATTAATGGAAAGGAAGTAAAGCGCTTTTCCCTCAATAGGCAGATACCTCCCCGGCGGGTACCTCTGCACATAGACCGGGGGGAAGCCGTGTTTGAAGTTTCTGACGGTAGAATACGCATATTGCCTATGCCTGATAAAATCTGCTCCAAACATATCTGTTCAAAAAAGGGATGGATAGAAAAACCCTGGGATATGATCGTCTGTATGCCGAACAAGATTGTTGTCAGGATTATAGGCGAAAAAGATAAGGGGGACATTGATCTTATTACCAGGTAAGCTATACTAAAGGGAAGCGTTAATTATTCCCGCCCGGAATTATGAGGGCTTCTTTTTATGCAATAACCTAATGAGGAGAGGGGATGAGAAGAAATGTGGGAAATTCCGTCATAGAACTTGTTGAAGGGGACATTACCCGGGAAGAGACCGATGCCATTATAAATGCCGCCAACAGTTCGCTCCTCGGTGGCGGTGGTGTTGACGGGGCCATTCACAGGGCAGGTGGACCGGCCATTCTTGAAGAGTGCAGAAAGCTTGGCGGCTGTCCTCCGGGAGAGGCAAAAATAACAACGGCCGGTAAACTCAAGGCAAAGCACGTTATACATACGGTGGGTCCCATCTTCAGGGGAGGAAATGCCGGTGAAGAGCAAGTCCTTTCCAATGCCTACCGCAATTGCCTGATAGCAGCTTCTCAAGAGGGACTGAAAAGCCTCTCCTTTCCCTCCATCAGTACCGGCGCCTACGGTTATCCTGTTGAAAAAGCGGCATTAACCGCACTCTCTACAATAAAGGACTTTCTAATTCATGATTCCTCCATAGAGCTTGTCCGGTTTGTGCTCTTCGGGACTGGTGATTATAATATTTACCAAAGGGTTCTGGAAGACCTTCTCTAGTTTTTATTAGTCTTCATTCAGCCTTGCATTTATAGGCTTTTAGGGGAGCAATCGCTTGACTTAATTCCCTCTAATCTATATAGTTTACCGTTAGCAATTTTTTTAGAGGAAAGGCTTTTTTTCATGTCCCAAGGAAAAAGACCCGAGCGTTTATGGACTCCCTGGAGAATGGAGTACATACTTGATGACAACAAGCCTGGAGGCTGCATTT encodes:
- a CDS encoding NusG domain II-containing protein codes for the protein MTPADRVLVIILLVLSLLSYAIIVSLFPADIPKTAVIEINGKEVKRFSLNRQIPPRRVPLHIDRGEAVFEVSDGRIRILPMPDKICSKHICSKKGWIEKPWDMIVCMPNKIVVRIIGEKDKGDIDLITR
- a CDS encoding O-acetyl-ADP-ribose deacetylase; its protein translation is MRRNVGNSVIELVEGDITREETDAIINAANSSLLGGGGVDGAIHRAGGPAILEECRKLGGCPPGEAKITTAGKLKAKHVIHTVGPIFRGGNAGEEQVLSNAYRNCLIAASQEGLKSLSFPSISTGAYGYPVEKAALTALSTIKDFLIHDSSIELVRFVLFGTGDYNIYQRVLEDLL